A window of Komagataeibacter medellinensis NBRC 3288 contains these coding sequences:
- a CDS encoding ABC transporter substrate-binding protein/permease: MAQPACRTHVWPMLWAALLGLLLAMAGHARADSPDLPGFIHDGTLTVCTNPTLPPMTFVNGTDANAVDGLDMDIAHSLAAYWHVHIDITTMEFSGLFPSLAAQRCAMVASGLIRLPAREENFDAITYQDTALVIVARAGTRPLTSMSDLSGRTVAVQAGTSYAAWLARENTSMAAHGRPPIIIQQYPTEDQVVQQVLVGRAFAFASQDVELYYRQKQLHGEISIILVPPSPEYGHFALYIRKDAHDRALLAQAVASLEHNGQLATIRQKWTITPDHAGSLSHPDPAPLFRWGVFFGALTSTAFARGAFITLAIAVLSHLTAIVISIPIALALNGRNTVLRLVLKGYVTLFRGAPTLLQLLFIWNALPQFLPIFRESWFTPFLATWIALSINESAYQVEINRAALAAVDKGQELAGDALALSRRQVYRYVIFPQALRIALPPTMNAFISLLKTTSLASVISLQELLAVTQIQVARTFEFTEYYAAALVYYLAMVFVFLFIQKCIEHRFAWADPHRVTTNAP, from the coding sequence ATGGCACAGCCCGCATGCCGCACGCACGTCTGGCCCATGCTGTGGGCAGCACTGCTTGGGCTGCTGCTGGCCATGGCGGGACATGCACGGGCGGACAGCCCGGACCTGCCAGGATTCATCCACGATGGCACGTTGACAGTCTGTACCAATCCAACCTTACCCCCCATGACATTCGTGAACGGCACGGACGCCAACGCGGTAGACGGGTTGGACATGGACATCGCCCACAGCCTGGCGGCCTACTGGCATGTGCACATTGACATTACCACCATGGAGTTCAGCGGCCTGTTTCCCAGCCTTGCGGCGCAGCGGTGCGCGATGGTGGCCAGCGGTCTCATCCGACTGCCCGCGCGGGAAGAGAATTTCGATGCGATCACCTATCAGGATACCGCCCTCGTCATCGTGGCACGCGCGGGCACGCGGCCCCTGACCAGCATGTCCGACCTGTCAGGTCGGACAGTGGCCGTGCAGGCCGGCACCAGCTACGCCGCATGGCTGGCGCGCGAAAATACCAGCATGGCCGCCCATGGCCGTCCGCCCATTATCATCCAGCAATACCCGACGGAAGACCAGGTGGTGCAGCAGGTCCTCGTCGGGCGCGCCTTCGCGTTCGCCAGTCAGGATGTGGAACTGTACTACCGGCAGAAACAGCTTCACGGCGAGATCAGCATCATCCTTGTTCCCCCCTCCCCCGAATACGGGCATTTCGCCCTGTACATCCGCAAGGATGCACATGACCGGGCCTTACTGGCACAGGCAGTGGCCAGCCTGGAACATAATGGACAACTGGCGACCATCCGCCAGAAATGGACGATCACGCCCGACCATGCGGGTAGCCTGTCCCACCCCGATCCTGCGCCCCTGTTCCGCTGGGGCGTCTTTTTTGGCGCGCTGACCTCCACAGCCTTTGCACGCGGCGCCTTCATCACCCTTGCCATAGCCGTGCTGTCGCACCTGACCGCCATCGTCATTTCAATCCCGATCGCGCTGGCGCTCAATGGCCGCAATACCGTGCTCAGGCTGGTGCTGAAGGGTTATGTCACCCTCTTCCGTGGTGCCCCCACGCTGTTGCAACTGCTATTCATATGGAATGCACTGCCACAGTTCCTGCCCATCTTCCGTGAAAGCTGGTTCACACCCTTCCTTGCCACATGGATTGCGCTCTCGATCAATGAATCCGCCTACCAGGTCGAAATCAACCGCGCGGCACTGGCAGCAGTGGACAAGGGGCAGGAACTGGCAGGCGATGCGCTGGCCCTGTCACGGCGGCAGGTCTACCGGTATGTCATCTTTCCGCAGGCACTGCGCATCGCGCTGCCACCGACCATGAATGCCTTCATCAGCCTGCTCAAGACCACATCGCTCGCCTCGGTCATCTCACTACAGGAACTGCTGGCTGTCACCCAGATACAGGTGGCTCGTACATTCGAGTTTACCGAATATTATGCGGCGGCACTGGTTTACTACCTTGCCATGGTTTTTGTGTTCCTGTTCATACAGAAATGCATCGAACACCGCTTTGCATGGGCCGATCCCCACAGGGTAACTACCAATGCCCCCTGA
- a CDS encoding LysR family transcriptional regulator: MTRQYTSAPATATSGRRNMGHRKSTGFHGQIAEVDLRLLRVFRTVAEHGGFAAAEVALGKSKSSISIDISALENRLGLRLCMRGRGGFALTTEGQMVMEATNALFSDIARFQQRINEASGMLSGRFCLYVPDNIQIHGETALVRAIGTFTANHPAVFMDIRSASSREVEFAVLNGQASAGITLSSRHLPGMQTTPLFREELHLFCGMRHPLFNMPEDEITPELLSHQRMIEVAEAATSPMWEGLRPRLSFAAAAENVDSRALLILSGSYIGFLPDPFAHPLLRKGMLRRIELGGLQLMTGFHFLARPSAETGLLVDTFRTILEDAC; the protein is encoded by the coding sequence ATGACACGACAGTACACATCCGCTCCGGCTACCGCCACATCTGGCCGCCGCAATATGGGGCACCGCAAATCAACCGGCTTTCATGGACAGATTGCCGAGGTGGACCTGCGCCTGCTGCGCGTGTTCCGCACGGTTGCGGAACACGGCGGCTTTGCCGCAGCCGAAGTAGCGCTGGGCAAGAGTAAATCCTCCATCAGCATCGATATATCGGCATTGGAAAACCGGCTGGGCCTGCGGTTGTGCATGCGCGGGCGCGGCGGCTTCGCGCTGACAACGGAAGGGCAGATGGTCATGGAAGCGACCAATGCGCTGTTTTCCGACATCGCACGCTTCCAGCAACGCATAAACGAAGCCAGTGGCATGCTGTCGGGACGGTTCTGCCTGTATGTGCCCGACAACATCCAGATCCATGGCGAAACGGCGCTGGTCCGGGCAATCGGCACCTTTACCGCAAACCATCCGGCCGTTTTCATGGATATCCGCTCCGCTTCATCGCGGGAAGTCGAATTCGCGGTGCTCAATGGCCAGGCCTCCGCCGGGATCACCCTCAGTTCCCGGCACCTGCCCGGCATGCAGACCACCCCGCTGTTCAGGGAAGAGTTGCACCTATTCTGCGGCATGCGCCACCCCCTGTTCAACATGCCGGAAGACGAGATCACACCCGAACTGCTGTCCCACCAACGCATGATCGAGGTGGCGGAAGCAGCCACATCCCCCATGTGGGAAGGGCTGCGCCCACGCCTGAGCTTTGCTGCGGCGGCAGAAAATGTGGATTCGCGTGCGCTGCTGATCCTGTCGGGCAGCTATATCGGCTTCCTGCCCGACCCCTTTGCCCACCCCCTGCTGCGTAAGGGCATGCTGCGCCGCATCGAACTGGGTGGACTACAGTTGATGACGGGCTTCCATTTCCTCGCCCGTCCCTCGGCCGAGACCGGATTGCTGGTCGATACCTTCCGCACCATTCTGGAGGATGCCTGCTGA
- a CDS encoding phosphoketolase family protein, with product MSETASATPLSAADVALFNKWWHAANYLSIAQIYLLANPLLREPLKLEHTKPRLLGHWGTTPGLNFLYLHLNRIIREQDRSVLFVAGPGHGAPGVVASTYLEGTYSEYFPEVSQDADGLARLVKQFSFPGGIPSHAAPTTPGSINEGGELGYSLSHAYGAAFDNPDLVVACVVGDGEAETGPMATSWHSNKFLDPRTDGAVLPILHLNGYKIANPTVLARIAPEELLSLFRGYGYDPIVVEGDDPDTMHQKMATAMDTAFARIAEIQKTAREKNDTTRPVWPMIIMRTPKGWTCPKTVDGLRTEGYWRAHQVPITDMTKPEHLKLLDEWMHSYKPEELFDENGTLMPEIAALAPRGNRRMSANPHANGGLLRRDLRLPDVRDYAVSVSSPGHELGEATRVLGSWLRDVMKLNLAARNFRVLAPDENNSNRLNAVLDVTNRAWNAETFDYDDHLAVDGHVMEILSEHTCQGWLEGYLLTGRHGFLSCYEAFIHIVDSMVNQHAKWIKQADEVPWRAPIASLNYLLTSHVWRQDHNGFSHQDPGFIDHVLNKKAKTVRVYLPPDANTLLCTAHKCLDSRDRVNVIVAGKQPEPQWLDMDAAMAHCAKGIGIWEWASNDKGGEPDVVMACAGDVPTMETLAAVQLLNRHLPELKIRVINVVDLLTLESKTQHPDGLDDFVFDSLFTTDKPVIFAFHGYPALIHKLIYKRTNCRNFHVHGYREEGSTTTPFDMTVRNSLDRFHLVQNVIRHVPGLAAKAAYANEAISNKLVEHQEYVAQYGEDLPEIRNWRWS from the coding sequence ATGAGTGAAACTGCATCCGCAACACCGCTGTCCGCAGCGGATGTCGCCCTGTTCAACAAATGGTGGCATGCAGCAAACTACCTGTCGATTGCCCAGATCTACCTGCTGGCCAATCCGCTGCTGCGTGAACCGCTCAAGCTGGAACATACCAAGCCGCGCCTGCTGGGCCACTGGGGCACCACACCGGGGCTGAACTTCCTTTACCTGCACCTCAACCGCATCATTCGTGAACAGGACCGTAGTGTCCTGTTCGTGGCGGGTCCGGGTCACGGGGCGCCGGGTGTGGTGGCCAGCACCTATCTGGAAGGGACGTACAGCGAGTATTTCCCCGAAGTGTCGCAGGATGCGGACGGCCTGGCCCGTCTGGTCAAGCAGTTTTCCTTCCCCGGTGGCATTCCCAGTCATGCCGCACCCACGACACCGGGTTCGATCAACGAAGGCGGTGAACTGGGTTATTCGCTCTCGCATGCCTATGGTGCTGCGTTTGACAATCCCGATCTGGTTGTTGCCTGCGTGGTGGGCGATGGCGAGGCCGAGACCGGCCCCATGGCCACATCGTGGCATAGCAACAAGTTCCTTGACCCCCGGACCGACGGCGCGGTCCTGCCGATTCTGCACCTTAACGGCTACAAGATCGCCAACCCCACCGTTCTGGCCCGTATCGCGCCCGAGGAACTGCTGAGCCTGTTCCGTGGCTACGGCTATGATCCGATCGTGGTGGAAGGGGATGACCCGGACACCATGCACCAGAAGATGGCTACGGCAATGGATACGGCCTTTGCCCGCATTGCCGAGATTCAGAAAACCGCGCGTGAAAAGAACGACACCACGCGCCCGGTCTGGCCCATGATCATCATGCGCACCCCAAAGGGCTGGACCTGCCCCAAGACGGTGGATGGTCTGCGCACGGAAGGTTACTGGCGTGCCCATCAGGTGCCTATTACCGACATGACCAAGCCCGAGCATCTCAAGCTGCTCGATGAGTGGATGCACAGCTACAAGCCGGAAGAACTGTTTGACGAAAACGGCACCCTGATGCCCGAAATCGCGGCACTGGCGCCCAGGGGCAACCGCCGGATGAGTGCGAATCCGCATGCCAATGGCGGTCTGTTGCGCCGTGACCTGCGCCTGCCGGATGTGCGTGATTACGCGGTGAGCGTGTCCTCGCCGGGGCATGAACTGGGTGAGGCCACGCGTGTGCTTGGATCGTGGCTGCGGGATGTGATGAAGCTCAACCTGGCCGCGCGCAATTTCCGTGTGCTGGCACCGGACGAGAACAACTCCAACCGCCTCAATGCCGTGCTGGACGTGACCAACCGCGCCTGGAACGCCGAGACCTTCGATTATGATGACCATCTGGCTGTTGATGGACACGTGATGGAAATCCTGAGCGAGCACACCTGCCAGGGCTGGCTGGAAGGCTACCTGCTGACAGGTCGCCACGGTTTCCTGTCATGCTATGAGGCGTTCATCCACATTGTGGATTCGATGGTCAACCAGCATGCAAAGTGGATCAAGCAGGCTGATGAGGTGCCCTGGCGGGCGCCGATCGCATCACTGAACTACCTGCTGACGTCACATGTCTGGCGGCAGGATCATAATGGCTTCAGCCATCAGGACCCCGGCTTCATTGACCATGTGCTGAACAAGAAAGCCAAGACGGTGCGGGTGTACCTGCCGCCCGATGCCAATACCCTGCTGTGCACGGCCCATAAATGCCTGGACAGCCGTGACCGTGTGAACGTAATCGTGGCGGGCAAGCAACCCGAACCACAATGGCTGGATATGGATGCCGCCATGGCGCATTGCGCCAAGGGCATCGGTATCTGGGAATGGGCCAGCAATGACAAGGGTGGCGAACCCGATGTGGTCATGGCCTGCGCGGGTGACGTGCCGACCATGGAAACGCTTGCTGCGGTGCAGTTGCTGAACAGGCACCTGCCGGAACTGAAGATCCGCGTAATCAACGTGGTGGATCTGCTGACGCTTGAGTCGAAGACCCAGCACCCGGATGGACTGGATGACTTCGTGTTTGACAGCCTGTTCACCACAGACAAGCCGGTTATCTTCGCATTCCATGGTTATCCGGCGCTGATCCACAAGCTGATCTACAAGCGGACCAATTGCCGCAACTTCCATGTGCATGGCTACCGTGAGGAAGGTTCCACCACTACGCCATTCGATATGACGGTGCGTAACAGCCTTGACCGTTTCCATCTTGTGCAGAACGTGATCCGCCATGTGCCGGGCCTTGCGGCCAAGGCAGCCTATGCCAATGAGGCGATCAGCAACAAGCTGGTTGAACATCAGGAATACGTGGCGCAGTATGGAGAGGACTTGCCCGAGATCCGCAACTGGCGCTGGTCGTAA
- a CDS encoding class II aldolase/adducin family protein → MSTVPVAPAMISEQALREDLAAAYRLMAHFGMTDLVYTHLSVRVPGHDHVYLVNPYGLLFEEITASSLVLVDADGLPRQETSWPINPAGFVIHSAIHRSRPDAACVMHTHTVPGMVVAAQETNILPLNQINMEFYGSVGFHPYEGIAADDNLGERERLVRDLGSHSALILQNHGLLTVGGTVAHAFYRMYYLEQACRIQIAAQATGMPLHIPSEAQILRTKKQFDDDPDQGCLIWQALRRKLDREQPDYRT, encoded by the coding sequence ATGTCTACAGTACCGGTTGCGCCTGCAATGATATCCGAGCAGGCCCTGCGTGAAGATCTGGCAGCGGCTTACCGCCTTATGGCGCATTTTGGCATGACCGATCTTGTCTATACCCACCTGTCCGTGCGTGTGCCCGGCCATGACCATGTGTATCTGGTCAATCCGTATGGCCTGCTATTTGAGGAAATTACGGCAAGCTCGCTGGTTCTGGTCGATGCGGATGGCCTGCCCCGGCAGGAAACATCATGGCCGATCAACCCGGCCGGGTTTGTCATTCATTCCGCCATCCACCGCAGCAGGCCCGATGCCGCGTGTGTCATGCATACCCATACCGTGCCGGGTATGGTGGTGGCGGCGCAGGAGACCAATATCCTGCCACTTAACCAGATCAACATGGAATTTTACGGCAGTGTTGGCTTTCATCCGTACGAAGGCATTGCCGCCGATGACAATCTGGGCGAGCGTGAGCGCCTGGTGCGCGACCTTGGCAGCCATAGCGCGCTGATCCTGCAAAATCATGGTCTGCTTACGGTCGGGGGCACCGTGGCGCATGCCTTCTACCGTATGTATTATCTGGAACAGGCCTGCCGTATCCAGATCGCGGCACAGGCCACGGGCATGCCGCTGCATATTCCGTCCGAAGCGCAGATCCTGCGCACAAAGAAACAGTTTGATGATGACCCCGATCAGGGTTGTCTGATCTGGCAGGCCCTGCGCCGCAAGCTGGACCGCGAACAGCCTGATTACAGGACCTGA
- a CDS encoding dimethylarginine dimethylaminohydrolase family protein yields the protein MVTDRRFMDSETGQLEDVLLCRPDHYSWIPSNDIAIQSMANGAKLDHVALKAQFDGLVALLRAEQVTCHFLTPHAGMPYQVYTRDSSQTTPFGTVVTSLVRPERQAETGPVRDFYGDGGIWKTCTQGHIEGGDIHIIRPGLLAVGVSGGRTDEAGAAKFISWFEDAGWTCRMIRFPEHYLHLDVIFTMVTADLAIALVDALDSADVAWLRAQGIRLLSVTYAEAMRDMGCNVLSLGGGRVVSPKHCIRINQMLRAEGLRVLEPELDQFSQGGGSIHCMTMPLRRRPLLPG from the coding sequence ATGGTGACAGACCGCAGGTTCATGGACAGTGAAACCGGGCAACTGGAGGATGTGCTACTCTGTCGGCCCGATCATTATTCCTGGATACCAAGCAACGACATTGCCATCCAGAGCATGGCCAATGGCGCAAAGCTCGACCATGTGGCCCTGAAGGCGCAGTTTGACGGTCTGGTGGCCCTGTTGCGGGCCGAGCAGGTCACCTGCCATTTCCTGACACCTCATGCGGGCATGCCCTATCAGGTCTATACCCGCGATAGTTCCCAGACGACGCCGTTCGGCACTGTTGTGACCAGTCTTGTCCGCCCAGAGCGCCAGGCCGAGACCGGGCCGGTGCGGGATTTCTATGGGGACGGCGGGATCTGGAAGACTTGCACCCAAGGCCATATCGAAGGGGGGGATATCCATATCATCCGCCCCGGCCTGCTGGCGGTAGGCGTAAGCGGCGGCCGCACGGACGAAGCGGGTGCGGCCAAGTTCATCAGCTGGTTCGAGGATGCGGGATGGACATGCCGCATGATCCGCTTTCCCGAACACTACCTGCATCTTGATGTGATCTTTACCATGGTGACGGCAGACTTGGCCATTGCGCTGGTGGATGCGCTGGACAGTGCGGATGTGGCATGGCTGCGCGCGCAGGGCATCCGCCTGCTGTCGGTCACGTATGCCGAGGCGATGCGCGACATGGGTTGCAACGTGCTCTCCCTGGGCGGGGGGCGTGTGGTCAGCCCGAAGCACTGCATACGCATCAACCAGATGCTGCGCGCCGAAGGGTTACGCGTGCTTGAGCCTGAACTGGACCAGTTCTCGCAAGGTGGTGGCAGCATCCACTGTATGACCATGCCGCTGCGCCGGCGCCCGCTGCTGCCGGGATGA
- a CDS encoding phosphorylase family protein, whose product MSDPVSVSPFSRLGIVVGMEAEASLIRPFLPQARFGLSGATLSGARQAVLDLLEGGADALLSFGLAAGLDPALAPGAVVMPAHVVVNAERIAVSPALLGWLGATRADVMAGDLLHSDVIVTAAARKADLFRQTGCVALDMESGVVAEMAAARKVPFAVMRVVCDPADRTLPPAAVVALRPDGSLAVGALVRSIMCNPLQIPALIRVGRDAGEARKAVRAVLARRFG is encoded by the coding sequence GATGGAGGCGGAAGCATCCCTGATCCGTCCCTTCCTGCCGCAGGCGCGTTTCGGCCTGAGCGGGGCGACCCTGTCGGGTGCGCGGCAGGCGGTACTCGACCTGCTGGAAGGGGGCGCGGATGCGTTGCTTTCCTTCGGGTTGGCGGCGGGACTGGACCCGGCACTTGCACCTGGCGCCGTGGTCATGCCCGCGCATGTGGTGGTCAATGCCGAGCGGATTGCCGTATCCCCCGCACTACTGGGCTGGTTAGGGGCGACCCGTGCCGATGTGATGGCAGGCGACCTGCTGCATAGCGACGTGATCGTGACGGCGGCCGCGCGCAAGGCGGACCTGTTTCGCCAGACCGGTTGCGTGGCGCTGGACATGGAAAGCGGCGTGGTGGCGGAAATGGCCGCCGCTCGCAAGGTGCCCTTTGCGGTCATGCGCGTGGTGTGTGATCCGGCAGACCGCACCCTGCCCCCTGCCGCCGTGGTGGCCCTGCGACCCGATGGGAGTCTTGCGGTCGGGGCGCTGGTGCGCAGTATCATGTGCAACCCGTTGCAGATTCCCGCCCTTATCCGTGTGGGGCGTGATGCGGGGGAGGCACGCAAGGCCGTGCGCGCCGTGCTGGCACGACGTTTTGGCTGA
- a CDS encoding L,D-transpeptidase, with translation MMLPMRLIRLHALALITVFITSNTTQAGTTGQPDAVLMLQQDMEHEIGAQQIHRRPRQTQRAMALAASLLDQTATWPQDTEVILVVDRAPTVQCLWFVLTRPGTHTLTPLGMVSVSTGRPGRKEHFRTPVGIFINTGQIQGYRAQGTKNEHGIRGNGEKGMRVWDFGWQTTEDWRRKGAVAVVRLEMHATDPTFLESRLGQTDSEGCIRIPARVNSFIDHHGLLDRQLDLMAQQNDPQKTRAIRALLGASHHPSPLEGDRMVVVDSSDTSPLLSDPALAQRMQDSFAQFLAGTQNTAPGTPAQVASQPLVPLPATTSATQTQPIPAAPPAGTALGAAPAPAPAPAPAPAPAPAPAPAPAPAPAPAPAPAPAPDDWGD, from the coding sequence ATGATGCTCCCAATGCGCCTGATCCGGTTACACGCTCTGGCCCTGATCACCGTGTTCATCACCAGCAACACCACGCAGGCCGGGACAACGGGCCAGCCTGATGCCGTGCTCATGCTCCAGCAGGACATGGAACACGAAATCGGCGCGCAACAGATCCACCGCCGGCCCCGCCAGACACAGCGCGCCATGGCACTGGCTGCCAGCCTACTTGACCAGACTGCTACATGGCCACAGGACACGGAGGTGATCCTGGTGGTGGACCGCGCGCCCACGGTCCAGTGCCTGTGGTTCGTGCTGACCCGACCCGGGACGCACACGCTCACGCCACTGGGCATGGTATCGGTCAGCACTGGCCGACCGGGACGCAAGGAGCATTTCCGCACGCCGGTTGGCATATTCATCAATACCGGGCAGATTCAGGGCTACCGCGCGCAGGGTACCAAAAATGAACACGGTATTCGGGGCAATGGCGAAAAAGGCATGCGGGTCTGGGATTTCGGATGGCAGACAACCGAGGACTGGCGCCGCAAGGGGGCCGTTGCCGTCGTGCGGTTGGAAATGCATGCCACCGACCCCACCTTTCTCGAATCGCGGCTGGGGCAGACGGACTCAGAAGGCTGCATCCGCATCCCCGCCCGTGTAAACAGCTTCATTGATCACCATGGCCTGCTCGACCGCCAACTTGACCTGATGGCGCAGCAGAACGACCCGCAGAAAACCCGCGCCATCCGCGCGCTGCTTGGTGCCAGCCATCATCCTTCCCCGCTGGAAGGGGACCGGATGGTAGTGGTGGATTCATCGGATACCAGTCCCCTTCTGTCCGACCCGGCCCTGGCCCAACGGATGCAGGACAGCTTTGCCCAGTTTCTTGCGGGCACGCAGAATACGGCGCCAGGTACCCCGGCACAGGTTGCAAGCCAACCCCTGGTTCCACTACCCGCAACGACATCCGCAACCCAAACACAACCCATACCGGCCGCCCCGCCTGCTGGAACAGCATTAGGTGCTGCTCCTGCTCCTGCTCCTGCTCCTGCTCCTGCTCCTGCTCCTGCTCCTGCTCCTGCTCCTGCTCCTGCTCCTGCTCCTGCTCCTGCTCCTGCTCCTGCTCCTGCTCCTGACGACTGGGGCGATTGA
- a CDS encoding acetate/propionate family kinase, translated as MTHAVLALNAGSSSLKFALFAIEKGDTVTSPSRRIASGELEGISTHPHFVAHDASGGVLVDETWAPIAPGSTPAQAHHGPMATLMEWVGKQLGDVDLMAVGHRVVHGGPDFIAPVRITPDVLARLTALTPFAPLHQPGSLAPIRALLAQYPNLPQVACFDTGFHHTLPPVAQAQALPDEYAKKGVRRYGFHGLSYEYIAASLRTCAPHLAQGRTIVAHIGSGGSLCALLGGRSVDTTMGFSVLDGLVMGTRCGHLDPGVLLYMLREEGLGVAEIENILYHRSGLLGVSGLSDDMRDLHAHAGTSPAVTAALDLFVYRFAQQAGGMMAALQGLDGLVFTAGIGEHDAIIRAAVCTRLEWAAIRIDAQANAAHREIISTPDSAVEVRIIPTDEETTIRRHVLMCLG; from the coding sequence ATGACCCATGCCGTTCTGGCACTCAACGCAGGCTCTTCAAGCCTGAAGTTCGCCCTGTTCGCCATTGAAAAGGGTGATACGGTCACTTCTCCTTCCCGCCGCATTGCATCGGGGGAACTGGAGGGGATCAGTACCCATCCCCATTTTGTCGCCCATGATGCCTCGGGCGGCGTGCTGGTGGACGAGACATGGGCGCCCATTGCCCCCGGCAGCACGCCGGCGCAGGCCCACCACGGCCCCATGGCCACCCTGATGGAGTGGGTAGGCAAGCAGTTGGGTGATGTCGATCTCATGGCCGTGGGCCACAGGGTGGTGCATGGCGGGCCAGATTTCATCGCCCCCGTGCGAATCACCCCCGATGTGCTGGCGCGTCTGACCGCCCTGACCCCTTTTGCCCCGCTGCACCAGCCCGGCAGCCTGGCCCCCATCCGCGCCCTGCTGGCGCAGTACCCCAACCTGCCGCAGGTGGCGTGTTTCGATACCGGTTTCCACCATACCCTGCCCCCGGTTGCGCAGGCGCAGGCGCTGCCGGACGAGTACGCAAAAAAAGGCGTGCGGCGCTATGGGTTCCATGGTCTGTCTTACGAATATATCGCAGCCAGCCTGCGCACATGCGCGCCACATCTGGCGCAGGGGCGCACTATTGTGGCCCATATCGGTAGCGGTGGCAGCCTGTGCGCGCTGCTGGGTGGGCGCAGCGTGGATACGACCATGGGCTTCTCGGTGCTCGATGGTCTGGTTATGGGCACACGGTGTGGGCATCTGGACCCCGGCGTGCTCCTGTACATGCTGCGCGAGGAAGGGCTGGGTGTCGCGGAGATCGAGAATATCCTCTATCACCGTTCCGGCCTGCTGGGTGTTTCAGGCCTGTCGGATGACATGCGCGACCTGCATGCCCATGCGGGCACGAGCCCTGCGGTAACGGCGGCGCTGGACCTGTTTGTCTACCGCTTTGCCCAGCAGGCAGGCGGCATGATGGCCGCCCTGCAGGGGCTGGACGGACTGGTCTTTACCGCCGGTATTGGTGAGCATGATGCCATCATCCGTGCCGCTGTGTGCACGCGGCTGGAATGGGCGGCTATCCGGATAGACGCGCAGGCCAATGCCGCGCATCGGGAAATTATCAGTACGCCCGACAGCGCCGTGGAGGTGCGTATTATTCCCACCGATGAGGAAACAACAATCCGTCGGCATGTGCTGATGTGTCTGGGCTGA
- a CDS encoding amino acid ABC transporter ATP-binding protein, with protein MPPDTTPLPDPDTMISARNLYKLHKDFMALDRINLDIRRGEKIVVLGPSGSGKSTLIRCFNRIAPHDGGILSIDGQIINEHTDLTRLRATVGLVFQDYNLFAHLSVLDNCTLAPRLVRKMPPAQARDMAMRFLAQVNIGEQAHKYPIQLSGGQQQRVAIARALCMQPGIMLFDEPTAALDPEAISGVVRIINDLVAQGITTVCVTHEMGFARHIADWIIFMDHGRILEMTRPAAFFTNPTTQRARDFLDQMIAY; from the coding sequence ATGCCCCCTGACACCACACCCCTACCCGACCCGGACACCATGATCTCGGCGCGCAACCTGTACAAGCTGCACAAGGATTTCATGGCCCTGGACCGGATCAACCTTGACATCCGGCGCGGGGAAAAAATTGTTGTGCTGGGACCATCGGGATCGGGCAAGTCAACCCTGATCCGCTGCTTCAACCGCATTGCACCGCATGATGGTGGCATCCTGAGCATTGATGGACAGATCATCAATGAACACACCGACCTGACCCGGTTGCGCGCCACAGTGGGGCTGGTCTTTCAGGATTACAACCTGTTCGCGCATCTGAGCGTGCTGGACAACTGTACACTTGCCCCCCGGCTGGTCAGGAAAATGCCCCCCGCACAGGCCCGTGACATGGCCATGCGCTTCCTTGCTCAGGTTAATATTGGGGAACAGGCACATAAATACCCAATCCAACTCTCGGGCGGACAGCAGCAGCGCGTGGCCATCGCGCGCGCGCTGTGCATGCAGCCCGGAATCATGCTGTTTGATGAACCCACCGCAGCGCTCGACCCCGAGGCGATTTCCGGTGTAGTGCGGATCATAAACGACCTGGTGGCACAGGGCATTACCACCGTGTGCGTAACCCATGAAATGGGTTTTGCACGTCATATTGCGGACTGGATCATCTTCATGGATCATGGGCGCATACTGGAAATGACCCGTCCGGCCGCGTTTTTTACCAATCCCACCACTCAGCGTGCCCGTGATTTCCTCGACCAGATGATTGCTTACTGA